The Leptospira langatensis DNA segment TCGTGTCAAATCTCGTTTCAGTTTGTATATAAACCGACTCGGTCGGCATTTCGATCAGATAATACAAGGCCCTAACGATCATCGGAAGGAAGAATAAAATTAGGATCAGAATCCTTCTCGTTTCCTCTCTGACCTTAAAAAGAAGAAGCAAGCATAGACTCGGAATCACCAAATAGAATTGCTCCTCTATGGAAAGAGACCAGCCGAACTGGAATAGTCTGTAGTCAAAATAATTAGAAATATAGAATATATCGGTCCAGGAATAGGCAAGGTTATTTAAGGCAACTTCCTTGGCCGCCAATTGTGTTTCATTTAGGCTGGGAAACTGATTATAGTAACCTAACATACTTTTTGCGTACAGATAAGTTATGAAAAGACAGAAATAATAGGCGGGCATGATCCGAAGGGTCCGCTTCAAATAGAACCGCTTTACGTCAAAAGAACCGTTCTGCTCTTTTTCCTTTAAGATGCCGCCATAGATCAGATAGCCGCTTAGGATAAAGAACAGGTCCACACCGCTTCTTAGGTTGTACAGAAGGTTTGAAACTAACTCTTCGTCCAATCGAAGGAGATGGTTCTGATTTACGTTATGCCAGAAATGGTAGAAGATCACCAAGAAAATGGAGAACGCACGTAGGCCGTTGAGCGCAGATACTTCTTGGTCCTGCTTCGCAAATAAAAATTTCAATTTCCCAATCCTATCTCACTACAAAACGTTTTTATATGGGTGTTTTGAGTTAGATGGGTGCCATAAGATAGAACTCATGAATAATGGGAACTCATTTCCTAATATTTAAATCGAACGAAAGTTTTACTTAAAGGAGAATGAGAGGAGATAGAACGGAATTATGGCGTCGGTTTTATTTGGATTGGAACAAAGCGGCTAAGTATCTCTCTGGCTATCCGATTCAGCCTGGGCTTACCTTCAGCTTCCATAAGAATCCAATTTGCATAATCGATACTAAACATATCCTTGATATTCTTTCCGGTTTTTTCCCATTGCTGTTCCACTCTTTTCTTAGCTTCAACGGTCAGATGTGGGTTTCTTCTGAAGTTTTCTATATAATCGAAATACTCCGATGTAATTGAGGCGGGGGTCGGCTCCTTCCATTTGTTGCCTCTTAATGTCCTTTCCGTTTCCCAGCGGAATTCACCTAGTACTTTTGTTACGATTAAGTTCAACTTCTCTCCTAAGATCATGGGAAATAGGATCCTGCAATAGG contains these protein-coding regions:
- a CDS encoding acyltransferase family protein, with amino-acid sequence MKFLFAKQDQEVSALNGLRAFSIFLVIFYHFWHNVNQNHLLRLDEELVSNLLYNLRSGVDLFFILSGYLIYGGILKEKEQNGSFDVKRFYLKRTLRIMPAYYFCLFITYLYAKSMLGYYNQFPSLNETQLAAKEVALNNLAYSWTDIFYISNYFDYRLFQFGWSLSIEEQFYLVIPSLCLLLLFKVREETRRILILILFFLPMIVRALYYLIEMPTESVYIQTETRFDTIVVGMLIAEFVSWKPSFFQERRLSVRFSLSLISLVFLSLAFLTDRKGLGVIFNFTYFHLGYSAAFLLALTQGSIWNKFLGLSIFRPFARISYTMYLWHIPCTAMALKIFLGTKPPEQLEWPIFIAAGFFAILVSFLICIPIFYLTERPFLALRDFILKKAEKSPLPRLDHSLELH